A single genomic interval of Macadamia integrifolia cultivar HAES 741 chromosome 6, SCU_Mint_v3, whole genome shotgun sequence harbors:
- the LOC122081597 gene encoding uncharacterized mitochondrial protein AtMg00810-like, with translation MSLNLALQDLSQKSDEFVTSLMKRAKSLSDDLATAGSTLKQTDHCLHILRVLRKDLHDIVPTLLTRSKPLAYSDLLGVLLSYEFMNQAFARPTSGIDPPPSTDSPSVNTAQHDTSSTSPSSQSGKSGRGCGGRGGRFHPQGNSSAQVTALITKLATEFSIKDLGPLGFFLGIEAVPQPNGGAPFDDPTCYRSIGGALQYMTLTCPDVAFTVNRACQYMHAPTMDHWSHVKRILRYLKQSCSHGLLVECSSKATLQAFSDADLAGSSSDHRSTGAYAIYLGPNLISWSSRKQKTVARSSTKAEYKGLADASTELIRLESLFQELSFLIQGPPIL, from the exons ATGTCACTCAATCTTGCACTTCAGGATCTCTCTCAGAAGTCTGACGAATTTGTCACCAGTCTTATGAAAAGAGCCAAATCTCTCTCTGACGATCTCGCTACTGCTGGCTCCACTCTGAAACAGACTGACCACTGTCTCCATATTCTACGTGTTCTCCGGAAAGATCTTCATGACATAGTTCCAACCTTGCTCACGCGTTCTAAACCACTAGCCTATTCTGATCTCCTTGGCGTGCTTCTCAGCTATGAGTTCATGAATCAGGCCTTTGCTCGCCCAACATCTGGCATTGATCCTCCACCATCCACGGATTCTCCTTCAGTAAACACCGCTCAGCATGATACCTCTTCCACCTCTCCCTCCTCTCAATCTGGGAAAAGTGGACGTGGATGTGGTGGTCGTGGTGGCCGTTTTCACCCACAAG GTAATTCGTCAGCACAGGTCACTGCTCTAATTACCAAACTTGCGACTGAATTTTCTATCAAAGATCTTGGCCCcttgggtttctttttgggCATTGAGGCAGTACCACAACCCAATG GGGGTGCTCCCTTTGATGATCCAACTTGCTATCGCTCCATTGGGGGCGCCTTACAGTATATGACCCTTACCTGTCCAGATGTGGCTTTCACTGTGAATAGGGCGTGCCAATATATGCATGCCCCAACTATGGATCACTGGAGTCATGTCAAGCGCATTCTCCGATATCTCAAGCAAAGTTGCTCCCACGGTCTCTTGGTTGAGTGCTCTTCCAAGGCCACGCTCCAGGCCTTCTCAGATGCCGATTTGGCTGGTAGCAGTTCTGATCATCGGTCCACTGGTGCTTACGCCATCTACCTTGGGCCAAACCTGATCTCCTGGTCCTCTCGCAAACAGAAAACTGTGGCTCGTTCCTCAACTAAAGCTGAGTACAAAGGATTAGCAGATGCCTCTACCGAACTCATAAGGTTGGAATCTCTATTTCAAGAATTGAGCTTTCTTATTCAAGGTCCCCCAATCCTGTGA